In Numida meleagris isolate 19003 breed g44 Domestic line chromosome 3, NumMel1.0, whole genome shotgun sequence, the following are encoded in one genomic region:
- the TDRP gene encoding testis development-related protein isoform X4, with translation MMENECLGGDFYRLACLCENKTRTVGNTKCYIQRGPLGHQAELLGLRLLSRTHRPRVLRAAAFPGQQRLSCRGDAAAEQRKGRCGGGPAPPGREPRAAGAVRARTAPRTGCRGDGKARAPAPANMAAAARPAPAGIKTSFFTMKFHLQCLNLQQRFKVQVSGVGRK, from the exons ATGATGGAAAATGAGTGCTTGGGTGGGGATTTTTACAGACTAGCGTGTCTGTGTGAAAATAAAACGAGGACAGTTGGAAACACCAAGTGTTACATCCAGAGAGGGCCACTCGGGCACCAAGCAGAACTACTGGGGCTGAGGCTGCTCAGCCGGACGCACCGGCCTCGTGTCCTGAGGGCAGCGGCGTTCCCCGGGCAGCAGAGGCTTTCGTGCCGTGGGGACGCGGCCGCGGAGCAGCGAAAGGGGCGCTGCGGCGGTGGGCCCGCTCCCCCGGGTCGGGAGCCGCGGGCAGCGGGCGCTGTCAGGGCCCGGACGGCGCCGCGCACCGGTTGCCGCGGTGACGGGAAAGCCCGCGCCCCCGCCCCCGCAAACATGGCAGCGGCGGCGCGGCCGGCTCCGGCGGG aatAAAGACCAGTTTCTTCACGATGAAGTTCCATCTTCAGTGTCTCAACTTGCAACAAAG